Proteins encoded within one genomic window of Fragaria vesca subsp. vesca linkage group LG1, FraVesHawaii_1.0, whole genome shotgun sequence:
- the LOC101311893 gene encoding RNA polymerase II C-terminal domain phosphatase-like 4-like, which yields MSLAESPVHSSSSDGFAGFLETELESGSSESSPDEECKAAVGDDDGGSESSDVESESRVKRRKVENVEILEEANALTSQAVSEEISEASGVDDLCAHPGSFGDMCFLCGQRLIEQSGVTFGYIHKGLRLNDGEIDRLRNTDIKKSLNNKKLYLVLDLDHTLLNTTLLNHVTAKEEYLMCPPDSLPDVLKDSLFRLDFMRMMTKLRPFIRTFLKEASEIFEMYIYTMGDRAYALEMAKLLDPKKEYFGDRVISRDDGTQRHQKGLDIVLGQESAVLILDDTENAWIKHKDNLILMERYHFFRSSCAQFGFTCESLSELKSDESEPEGALANVLDLLKRIHKMFFYDLGGNLVDRDVRQVLKIVRKEVLNGCKVVFSRIIPSKVLASSHHLWKMAEQLGAICSTEVDSTVTHVVALDAGTEKSRWAVKHNKFLVHPRWLEAANYMWQKQAEEKFPVTETKMVTHTE from the exons ATGAGTCTTGCCGAGTCTCCGGTGCACTCTTCCAGCAGTGATGGATTTGCTGGCTTTCTTGAGACGGAACTGGAGTCAGGCTCTTCGGAGTCGTCACCGGATGAGGAATGTAAAGCAGCAGTCGGTGATGATGATGGTGGCAGTGAATCCAGTGATGTTGAAAGTGAGAGCAG GGTAAAACGGAGGAAGGTAGAGAATGTGGAAATCTTGGAAGAAGCCAATGCGTTGACTTCGCAAGCAGTCTCTGAAGAAATTTCAG AAGCATCTGGAGTGGATGATTTGTGTGCACATCCTGGATCTTTTGGAGATATGTGCTTTCTTTGTGGCCAGAGGCTGATTGAGCAGTCTGGTGTGACATTTGGGTACATACACAAG GGATTAAGACTTAATGACGGAGAAATCGACCGGTTACGCAACACGGACATTAAGAAATCGCTAAATAATAAGAAACTTTATTTGGTACTTGATCTTGATCATACACTACTAAATACCACCCTGCTGAATCATGTGACGGCAAAGGAAGAATATTTAATGTGCCCACCAGATTCTCTGCCAG ATGTTTTGAAAGACAGCCTCTTCAGACTGGATTTTATGCGTATGATGACCAAGTTAAGGCCTTTCATTAGGACATTTTTGAAGGAAGCCAGTGAAATATTTGAAATGTACATATATACGATGGGTGACCGAGCCTATGCACTGGAAATGGCCAAGTTGCTTGATCCCAAAAAAGAGTACTTTGGTGATCGAGTGATATCGCGTGATGATGGCACCCAAAGACATCAAAAGGGTCTAGATATTGTGCTTGGGCAAGAAAGTGCTGTTTTGATATTGGATGATACAGAAAAT GCATGGATCAAGCACAAGGACAATCTTATCTTGATGGAGAGATATCATTTCTTTAGATCTAGTTGTGCCCAATTTGGGTTCACATGTGAGTCTCTTTCAGAGTTGAAGAGTGACGAGAGTGAGCCTGAAGGAGCTCTTGCAAATGTTCTCGATCTTCTTAAACGAATCCACAAGATGTTCTTTTAT GATCTGGGAGGCAATCTTGTAGATAGAGACGTGAGGCAG GTTCTGAAAATTGTTAGGAAGGAAGTTCTGAATGGGTGCAAAGTTGTTTTCAGCCGTATAATTCCTTCAAAAGTCCTGGCTAGTAGTCATCACTTGTGGAAGATGGCAGAGCAGCTGGGAGCCATATGCTCAACCGAAGTGGATTCAACGGTGACCCATGTAGTTGCATTAGATGCTGGAACAGAAAAGTCTCGCTGGGCAGTGAAACATAACAAATTTCTGGTCCATCCTCGGTGGCTTGAAGCAGCAAATTATATGTGGCAAAAGCAAGCTGAAGAGAAGTTTCCAGTGACTGAAACAAAAATGGTAACTCATACCGAGTGA